The proteins below come from a single Afipia felis ATCC 53690 genomic window:
- the napE gene encoding periplasmic nitrate reductase, NapE protein, whose product MDTVTDPSESRDAAPPQSRRDEFIVFITIAALIWPIVAVGVVGGYGFLVWMSQLILGPPGPPH is encoded by the coding sequence ATGGACACGGTGACAGACCCGTCCGAATCCAGAGATGCCGCGCCACCGCAGAGCAGGCGCGACGAATTCATTGTATTCATCACAATCGCAGCATTGATTTGGCCGATCGTCGCCGTTGGCGTGGTCGGCGGCTATGGCTTTTTGGTCTGGATGTCGCAATTGATTTTGGGGCCACCCGGCCCACCGCATTGA
- a CDS encoding chaperone NapD — translation MKESGLSRRTFLSGQLQPPTIHISSAVVSVLPRYLDDVARQLSALPEVEIHHRSTSKLVIVLEGPDSGMLGARLAEISGWTGVLSANMVYEQFDEVAGHGEER, via the coding sequence ATGAAAGAGTCAGGGCTTTCGAGGCGAACGTTTCTTTCCGGGCAGCTTCAGCCACCGACCATCCATATTTCGAGCGCCGTTGTTTCGGTCCTGCCGCGCTACCTGGACGATGTGGCACGGCAATTGTCCGCGCTGCCTGAAGTCGAAATCCACCATCGCAGCACATCGAAGCTCGTCATCGTCCTGGAAGGGCCGGACAGCGGCATGCTTGGCGCGCGGCTCGCCGAGATTTCCGGATGGACCGGCGTGCTGTCCGCCAACATGGTCTACGAGCAATTCGACGAAGTTGCTGGGCATGGAGAGGAACGATGA